A single region of the Gracilibacillus caseinilyticus genome encodes:
- the ftsZ gene encoding cell division protein FtsZ, translated as MLDFDTNMDQLATIKVIGVGGGGSNAVNRMIEHGVQGVEFIAVNTDAQALNLSKAEVKMQIGTKLTRGLGAGANPEVGRKAAEESKEQIEEILKGSDMVFVTAGMGGGTGTGAAPVIASVAKELGALTVGVVTRPFTFEGRKRATQAVSGIDGLKSSVDTLIVIPNDRLLEIIDKNTPMLEAFREADNVLRQGVQGISDLIATPGLINVDFADVKTIMADKGSALMGIGIATGESRAAEAAKKAISSPLLETSIDGAHGVLMNITGGANLSLYEVQEAADIVTSAADQEVNVIFGSVINEDLKDEIVVTVIATGFDETQIKNAQNKPRSVLQSGPQKREKQQPKQQPQPEKAQQEPTPTSSASRPKQEEDTLDIPTFLRNRNRRR; from the coding sequence ATGTTAGACTTTGATACGAATATGGATCAGCTAGCTACGATAAAAGTAATCGGTGTCGGCGGTGGCGGGAGCAACGCTGTGAACCGAATGATAGAACATGGTGTACAAGGTGTGGAATTTATTGCGGTAAACACCGACGCACAGGCACTGAACTTGTCAAAAGCTGAAGTAAAAATGCAAATTGGAACGAAATTAACGAGAGGATTAGGTGCAGGTGCCAATCCAGAAGTAGGAAGAAAAGCAGCAGAAGAAAGCAAAGAACAGATTGAAGAAATCTTAAAAGGTTCAGATATGGTATTTGTTACTGCAGGTATGGGTGGTGGTACCGGAACAGGTGCTGCACCAGTCATCGCTTCTGTAGCAAAAGAGCTAGGAGCGTTAACTGTAGGGGTTGTTACTCGTCCATTTACCTTTGAAGGTAGAAAACGTGCTACACAGGCAGTTTCAGGAATCGATGGATTAAAAAGCAGTGTAGATACATTAATCGTTATTCCGAACGATCGATTGTTAGAAATTATTGACAAAAACACGCCGATGTTAGAAGCTTTCCGTGAAGCTGATAATGTATTGCGTCAAGGGGTACAAGGTATCTCTGATTTAATTGCAACACCCGGTTTAATTAACGTTGACTTTGCAGATGTGAAAACCATTATGGCTGATAAAGGTTCAGCATTAATGGGTATCGGTATCGCGACTGGTGAGAGCCGAGCTGCTGAAGCTGCAAAGAAGGCCATCTCTTCTCCATTGCTTGAAACATCAATTGATGGGGCACATGGCGTTCTAATGAATATTACTGGCGGAGCTAATTTAAGCCTTTATGAAGTACAAGAGGCTGCTGATATCGTGACATCTGCCGCAGATCAGGAAGTAAATGTTATTTTTGGTTCTGTTATTAACGAAGATTTAAAAGACGAGATTGTTGTAACGGTTATTGCAACTGGATTTGATGAAACACAAATTAAAAATGCACAAAACAAACCTAGATCCGTATTACAATCCGGTCCTCAAAAAAGAGAAAAACAACAACCAAAACAACAGCCACAACCAGAAAAAGCACAACAAGAGCCAACACCAACATCTTCTGCATCAAGACCAAAGCAAGAAGAAGACACGTTGGATATTCCAACATTCTTAAGAAATCGTAACAGAAGAAGATAA
- the sigG gene encoding RNA polymerase sporulation sigma factor SigG, with amino-acid sequence MTRHKVEICGVDTATLPVLKNEEMRILFKAMQNGDQSAREKLVNGNLRLVLSVIQRFHNRGEYGDDLFQVGCIGLLKSIDNFDLSQNVKFSTYAVPMIIGEIRRYLRDNNPIRVSRSLRDIAYKALHAREKLLNKTSKDPSPLEIANELDVPVTDVIFALDAIQDPVSLFEPIFNDGGDPIYVMDQVGDDSIKDNDWINNLSIKEGMHRLNKREKMILNKRFFQGKTQMEVAEEIGISQAQVSRLEKAAIKEMNKEMFE; translated from the coding sequence ATGACAAGACACAAAGTAGAAATATGTGGGGTAGACACAGCTACATTACCGGTTCTAAAGAATGAAGAGATGAGAATTTTATTCAAAGCCATGCAAAATGGAGATCAATCAGCACGTGAAAAATTGGTCAATGGCAATCTAAGGTTAGTACTTAGTGTTATTCAACGCTTCCATAATCGTGGAGAGTATGGTGATGATCTGTTTCAAGTAGGATGTATCGGCTTATTAAAATCTATTGATAATTTTGATTTAAGTCAAAACGTGAAATTTTCCACCTATGCTGTTCCGATGATTATTGGTGAAATTAGACGGTATCTCCGTGACAACAATCCAATTAGGGTATCCAGGTCATTACGGGATATTGCGTATAAAGCACTTCATGCAAGAGAAAAGCTTTTGAATAAGACATCAAAGGATCCTTCTCCTCTGGAAATTGCGAATGAATTAGATGTGCCTGTGACAGACGTAATATTTGCATTGGATGCCATTCAAGACCCTGTTTCATTGTTTGAACCGATTTTCAACGATGGAGGAGATCCTATTTATGTAATGGATCAAGTTGGTGATGATTCCATTAAAGATAATGATTGGATTAATAATTTATCTATCAAAGAAGGAATGCACCGACTGAATAAACGTGAGAAAATGATCTTAAATAAACGCTTCTTCCAAGGAAAAACACAAATGGAAGTCGCAGAAGAGATCGGTATTTCGCAAGCACAGGTCTCACGTTTGGAAAAAGCCGCAATTAAAGAAATGAATAAAGAAATGTTTGAGTAA
- the ftsA gene encoding cell division protein FtsA has translation MDNGEILVSLDIGTSKIKVIIGEIVGDSLNVIGVGTAKSLGMKKGAIVDIDETVHSIRAAVEQAERMVDIHIDQVIVGINGNHVQLQRCHGVVAVSSDSKEIAEEDIYRVMDAAQVMSIPPEREIVDVIPKQFIVDGLDEIRDPRGMIGVRLEMEGTIITCSKTMLHNILKCVEKAGLKIMDICLQPLATGEVALSQDEKSLGVALLDIGGGSTTVSVFEDDGLAATSVIPLGGYNISKDLSIGLRTTSEEAEDIKLDHGHAFFQDANEEEIFDVNIIGSNQRQTYNQVDLAEIIEARLEEILVYSAREIQKMGYDEIPGGLVLTGGTMSMPGTAELAQDIYQSNVRIAIPDYIGVREPQFTAGIGILKFAYKNAKIQGKQFSNAVTEQEMVEKPVQKEKPNRAQAKPQKQRQPKEKKEPKLANFFKYFFD, from the coding sequence ATGGATAACGGTGAAATTCTAGTCAGCTTGGATATAGGTACATCAAAAATAAAAGTGATTATCGGAGAGATTGTTGGAGATTCACTTAACGTAATTGGTGTAGGAACAGCCAAGTCACTAGGTATGAAAAAAGGAGCTATAGTAGACATAGACGAAACTGTACATTCAATCCGTGCAGCAGTCGAACAGGCGGAGCGTATGGTAGATATACATATTGATCAAGTAATTGTAGGCATTAATGGTAATCATGTTCAATTACAAAGATGCCATGGTGTTGTAGCAGTTTCCAGTGACAGTAAAGAAATTGCAGAAGAAGATATATATCGGGTTATGGATGCGGCACAAGTTATGTCCATTCCGCCAGAGCGCGAAATTGTCGATGTTATTCCGAAACAATTCATTGTGGACGGGCTTGACGAGATACGTGATCCTAGGGGAATGATTGGTGTACGCTTGGAAATGGAAGGCACTATTATTACTTGCTCCAAAACCATGTTGCATAATATTTTGAAGTGTGTTGAAAAAGCTGGTTTAAAAATTATGGATATTTGCTTACAGCCTTTGGCAACGGGTGAAGTGGCATTATCACAAGATGAAAAAAGTTTAGGCGTTGCCTTGTTGGACATCGGCGGTGGAAGTACGACCGTTTCGGTATTTGAAGACGATGGATTAGCTGCTACGAGTGTCATACCACTTGGCGGATACAATATATCGAAAGATTTATCAATCGGCTTACGGACCACCTCAGAAGAAGCAGAGGATATTAAACTTGATCATGGACATGCATTTTTCCAAGATGCGAATGAGGAGGAAATCTTTGATGTCAATATTATTGGCAGTAATCAAAGACAAACATATAATCAAGTAGATTTAGCCGAAATCATTGAAGCTAGATTAGAAGAAATTCTGGTATATAGTGCTCGAGAAATACAAAAAATGGGATATGATGAGATTCCGGGTGGTTTAGTACTTACAGGCGGGACTATGAGTATGCCTGGTACAGCTGAATTAGCACAGGATATTTACCAAAGTAATGTCAGAATTGCGATACCGGATTATATAGGGGTTCGAGAGCCTCAATTTACAGCCGGAATTGGTATCTTGAAATTTGCCTACAAGAATGCGAAAATACAAGGGAAACAGTTTTCAAATGCAGTAACAGAACAAGAAATGGTAGAGAAACCTGTTCAAAAAGAAAAACCGAACCGGGCACAGGCAAAACCTCAGAAACAAAGACAGCCAAAAGAGAAGAAAGAGCCTAAATTAGCAAACTTTTTCAAATATTTCTTTGATTAA
- the pgeF gene encoding peptidoglycan editing factor PgeF: MMTEPFVRDEKEPIVWIAPWINGDKKIIAGFTTKEGGVSLPPYDSNNLGFHVEDNPTHVLNNRQLLANAISVPLDHWVLAEQVHGNKVHIAEQRDKGKGSHSMETAIPDADGLVSMENEMVCAALFADCVPLFFADRKKGIVAISHAGWKGTVNKIAQKTTQAMIQLSADPSDIEVVIGPSICPSCYEVNDHVIQHIEPAHQNCYDGWDGQYQLDLKQLNKQLLIEAGVLPAHIYTTSYCTSHDSLFYSHRRDKHPTGRMIGFIGLA; the protein is encoded by the coding sequence ATGATGACAGAACCCTTTGTACGAGATGAAAAAGAGCCGATAGTTTGGATAGCTCCATGGATAAATGGTGATAAGAAGATCATAGCAGGTTTTACGACAAAAGAAGGTGGGGTCAGTTTACCCCCTTATGATAGCAACAATTTAGGATTTCATGTTGAGGACAATCCTACGCACGTTTTGAACAATCGACAATTACTTGCGAATGCTATTTCTGTACCTTTAGATCATTGGGTATTAGCAGAACAAGTGCATGGAAACAAAGTGCACATAGCAGAGCAACGAGATAAAGGTAAGGGGAGTCACTCCATGGAAACGGCAATACCAGATGCCGATGGTTTAGTTTCAATGGAGAATGAGATGGTCTGTGCTGCACTGTTTGCTGACTGTGTGCCGTTATTTTTCGCAGACAGGAAAAAAGGAATTGTTGCCATCTCACATGCGGGATGGAAAGGGACCGTAAACAAAATCGCACAGAAAACCACCCAGGCGATGATACAATTGTCTGCTGATCCAAGTGATATAGAAGTAGTAATAGGACCAAGTATTTGTCCGTCCTGTTATGAAGTCAATGATCATGTCATTCAGCATATTGAACCTGCTCATCAAAATTGTTACGACGGTTGGGATGGTCAATACCAATTGGATTTAAAGCAGTTAAACAAGCAATTACTAATCGAGGCAGGCGTATTACCAGCTCATATATATACAACATCGTATTGCACGTCGCATGACAGCCTTTTTTATTCTCATCGACGTGACAAGCATCCGACAGGCCGGATGATCGGATTCATTGGTCTAGCTTAA
- a CDS encoding cell division protein FtsQ/DivIB: MGQKRVVSIEDRIPKLKQDRRKRANRKLIFYLLVFFLLIFIVIYLQSPMSNVKHITVKGTQWIDEDVIINQSDIEDNANFWGVHTKELEENIITHPQIKSVEVSKSFPNTIVMNVKELNHVAYALMEDNLYPLLENGDLLDSVEWSDIKGDVPVLKGFTDDHYLQEISEELANTSPYVAVLISEVNWVPSDSNPYKIKLYMTDGQEVESSIRNLSSNLESYPSIVSQLDPEKEGVIKIDQSGAVFTPYKVEKKEEEEIEDNEE, from the coding sequence ATGGGACAAAAAAGAGTCGTTTCGATTGAAGATCGTATTCCAAAATTGAAACAGGACCGTCGTAAAAGAGCAAATAGAAAATTAATTTTTTATTTGCTTGTCTTTTTTCTATTAATTTTTATCGTTATTTATCTTCAATCTCCTATGAGTAATGTGAAACATATTACAGTTAAAGGGACACAATGGATTGATGAGGATGTGATTATTAATCAGAGTGATATAGAGGACAATGCTAATTTTTGGGGAGTACATACAAAAGAACTAGAAGAAAATATTATTACACATCCACAAATTAAATCAGTGGAAGTGTCCAAGTCCTTTCCAAATACCATTGTGATGAATGTGAAAGAATTAAATCATGTCGCTTATGCACTGATGGAGGACAACCTTTATCCTTTGTTAGAAAACGGTGATTTGTTAGATTCGGTAGAGTGGTCTGATATTAAAGGTGATGTACCAGTTCTAAAAGGATTTACAGATGATCATTATTTGCAGGAAATATCGGAGGAATTAGCAAACACCTCTCCTTATGTTGCGGTGTTAATTTCTGAAGTGAATTGGGTACCTTCTGATTCGAACCCGTATAAAATTAAACTTTATATGACAGATGGTCAGGAAGTAGAGTCTTCTATCCGAAACTTATCCTCTAATTTAGAAAGTTATCCATCGATCGTCAGCCAGCTGGATCCAGAGAAAGAAGGCGTAATTAAGATTGACCAGAGTGGGGCAGTATTTACTCCTTATAAGGTCGAAAAGAAAGAGGAGGAAGAAATAGAGGATAATGAAGAGTAA
- a CDS encoding DUF881 domain-containing protein, whose translation MMKKLFSKQYVTISFICLLIGFMVAILFNTHQQPAERDTRDSWEIRTAIQEEQITQQNLYQEIAEAQNILSDYGEQTQLQQIESLKDSISDLRKKAGLTEVEGKGVQITLEPMFLDEEYQEYPELNAELIQLLINELNAAGVKEIAIEDQRIISLTPIRDVNGDVYVNNTSIGDLPVQINFLTNEPDSVIDHVEVSEIADYFALENVTIKMMEKDAITITKYDGPLNVDELKDTDVTKEDEK comes from the coding sequence ATGATGAAGAAGTTATTTTCCAAACAATATGTAACCATCAGTTTTATTTGTTTGCTTATCGGTTTTATGGTTGCCATACTATTTAACACCCACCAGCAACCAGCAGAGCGCGATACAAGAGACAGTTGGGAAATTCGCACAGCCATACAAGAAGAACAAATAACGCAACAAAACCTTTATCAGGAAATCGCGGAAGCACAAAATATTCTAAGTGATTATGGAGAACAAACACAGCTTCAGCAGATTGAGTCATTGAAAGATTCAATTAGTGATCTACGTAAGAAAGCTGGTTTAACTGAAGTGGAAGGAAAAGGTGTTCAAATTACATTAGAGCCCATGTTTTTAGATGAAGAATATCAGGAATACCCAGAATTAAATGCGGAATTGATTCAATTGTTGATTAATGAACTGAATGCAGCAGGTGTTAAAGAAATAGCCATTGAAGACCAGAGGATTATCAGTCTAACCCCGATCAGGGACGTAAATGGCGATGTCTATGTAAACAATACATCGATTGGAGATCTGCCTGTACAAATCAATTTCCTGACAAATGAACCTGATAGTGTGATTGATCACGTTGAAGTCAGTGAAATTGCAGACTATTTTGCTTTAGAAAATGTTACAATCAAAATGATGGAAAAAGATGCAATCACGATAACAAAATACGATGGTCCATTAAATGTTGACGAACTTAAGGACACGGATGTAACGAAAGAGGATGAAAAGTAA
- the sigE gene encoding RNA polymerase sporulation sigma factor SigE yields MQIVQQKYKMIFYKILKKLGFKVDEIYYIGGSEALPPPLSKEEEFELINRLPVGDKAARAMLIERNLRLVVYIARKFENTGINIEDLISIGTIGLIKAINTFNPEKKIKLATYASRCIENEILMYLRKNNKIKTEVSFDEPLNVDWDGNELLLSDVLGTDEDVTFKDLEQSIDKSLLRKALDQLNGRERQIMELRFGLVEKEEEMTQKDVADMLGISQSYISRLEKKIIKRLQKEFNKMV; encoded by the coding sequence ATGCAAATCGTGCAACAAAAATATAAAATGATTTTTTACAAAATTTTAAAGAAGCTAGGGTTTAAAGTAGATGAAATTTATTATATTGGGGGAAGCGAAGCATTACCTCCACCATTGTCGAAGGAAGAAGAATTTGAATTAATTAATCGGCTTCCGGTAGGTGACAAGGCAGCTCGAGCAATGCTGATTGAACGAAATTTACGTCTTGTTGTTTATATTGCTAGAAAGTTTGAAAATACTGGTATTAATATTGAGGATTTGATCAGTATTGGTACAATTGGTTTAATTAAAGCAATCAATACATTTAATCCTGAGAAAAAAATCAAGCTAGCAACATACGCATCAAGATGTATTGAAAATGAGATTCTTATGTACCTCAGGAAAAATAATAAAATAAAAACAGAGGTTTCTTTTGATGAACCGTTAAACGTTGATTGGGATGGCAATGAATTACTGTTGTCAGACGTACTTGGTACTGATGAAGATGTGACATTTAAAGACTTAGAACAAAGTATAGATAAATCGTTATTACGAAAAGCATTAGATCAATTAAATGGACGTGAACGACAAATCATGGAATTGCGTTTTGGTCTTGTGGAAAAAGAAGAAGAAATGACACAAAAAGATGTAGCAGATATGCTTGGAATATCGCAGTCCTATATTTCCAGATTGGAGAAAAAAATCATCAAAAGATTGCAAAAAGAGTTTAATAAAATGGTGTAA
- a CDS encoding YfhD family protein codes for MGRDEHKKKAGKNRLAQTPKQEKMDGFDVEFSSELADAEDKEAQARGKQADSRAKHARP; via the coding sequence GTGGGTAGAGATGAACATAAGAAAAAAGCTGGAAAGAATCGCTTAGCACAAACACCAAAGCAAGAAAAGATGGATGGTTTTGACGTCGAATTTTCCTCTGAATTAGCAGATGCGGAGGACAAAGAAGCACAAGCGCGTGGTAAACAGGCGGACAGTCGAGCGAAACACGCTAGACCATAA
- a CDS encoding YggS family pyridoxal phosphate-dependent enzyme, which translates to MSVAENLAAINQQINQACEKTGRHPKDISIIGVTKYVSVERALEALEATISHFGENRIEGFLEKYEQIGSKANWHFIGTLQSRKVREVVDKVDYIHSLDRKSLAKEINKRADKPVDCFVQVNVSGEESKHGLSPAEVEPFIETLEGYSNIRVVGLMTMAPYMEDRNQLREIFRSLRKLRDQIKQKGHSHAPCTYLSMGMSNDYQIAVEEGATHIRIGSSLVGPYEE; encoded by the coding sequence ATGTCTGTAGCAGAAAACTTAGCAGCAATCAACCAGCAAATCAATCAAGCATGTGAAAAGACAGGACGTCATCCAAAAGACATCTCAATAATTGGGGTGACGAAATATGTATCCGTTGAACGAGCCCTTGAAGCATTAGAAGCAACGATCAGCCATTTTGGTGAAAATCGAATCGAAGGTTTTTTAGAGAAGTATGAGCAGATCGGCAGTAAAGCTAATTGGCATTTTATTGGAACCCTTCAATCGAGAAAAGTAAGAGAAGTGGTCGATAAAGTAGATTATATTCATTCTTTGGACCGTAAGTCTTTAGCAAAGGAAATTAATAAGCGAGCAGACAAGCCTGTTGATTGCTTCGTTCAGGTGAACGTTAGTGGAGAAGAATCAAAGCACGGTCTGTCACCTGCTGAGGTGGAACCGTTTATCGAAACGTTAGAAGGGTATTCTAATATTAGAGTAGTCGGCTTAATGACAATGGCACCATATATGGAAGATCGCAATCAATTAAGGGAAATTTTTCGTTCGTTAAGAAAACTCCGTGATCAAATTAAACAAAAAGGACACAGTCATGCACCCTGTACTTATCTTTCGATGGGCATGAGCAATGATTATCAGATCGCTGTTGAAGAGGGAGCAACCCATATACGTATTGGTTCGAGCCTTGTAGGACCATATGAAGAATAG
- the spoIIGA gene encoding sigma-E processing peptidase SpoIIGA produces the protein MVTVYIEVIWLINIMIDWMILLLTQSITRNMSKWYRLLLASLFGSIIVPLSFIAPTFPIDAWYFKVIHSMLMVCMAFGFRNVAVYLKLLCTFYFMTFSIGGGLFAIHFLFYQEGNLTSQGVEAGQIHALFVLIGFPIVLIFTKFRMDKHKMQQFEQEFYYTVSIGWKEKSIETIGYLDSGNHLVDPFTQTPVIIVDETILRHWYTEAQIAQLRTSYQQLLGGESNEFQNVGFRLLPFQGVSGDQDFMLAFKPDLLNIHMKDLQLTSKKVLIGIQFGNLVSDDSYHCLLHPKLFQQTG, from the coding sequence ATGGTGACAGTTTATATCGAAGTCATTTGGCTTATCAATATTATGATTGACTGGATGATCCTTTTGCTGACCCAGTCCATCACCAGAAACATGAGCAAATGGTATCGCCTTTTACTTGCGAGCTTATTTGGATCCATTATTGTACCGTTATCTTTCATTGCTCCAACATTCCCGATAGATGCTTGGTATTTCAAAGTTATTCACTCCATGCTGATGGTATGCATGGCGTTTGGATTCCGAAATGTTGCTGTCTATTTAAAGTTATTATGTACATTTTATTTTATGACTTTTTCAATAGGCGGTGGCTTATTTGCCATTCATTTTTTATTTTATCAAGAAGGGAATTTGACTAGTCAAGGAGTGGAGGCAGGTCAAATACATGCACTATTTGTATTAATTGGTTTTCCTATTGTTCTAATTTTCACAAAATTCCGAATGGACAAGCACAAAATGCAACAGTTTGAACAGGAATTTTACTATACTGTCTCGATCGGCTGGAAAGAGAAAAGCATAGAAACGATCGGTTATTTGGACAGTGGGAACCATTTAGTTGATCCTTTTACCCAAACGCCTGTGATTATTGTAGATGAAACAATCTTAAGGCATTGGTATACAGAGGCGCAAATTGCACAGCTTCGAACTTCCTATCAACAACTGCTAGGAGGTGAAAGTAATGAATTTCAAAATGTAGGATTTAGACTATTACCATTTCAGGGTGTTAGTGGCGATCAGGATTTTATGCTGGCATTTAAACCCGACCTTTTGAACATACATATGAAGGATCTTCAACTGACTAGTAAAAAGGTGTTAATAGGAATTCAATTTGGGAATTTGGTATCTGATGACAGTTATCATTGTTTATTACACCCTAAATTATTTCAACAGACAGGGTGA
- a CDS encoding small basic family protein, with the protein MWLPALFLIIGLILGFMTNVSIPQAYSNYLSIAVLAALDTLFGGIRAQLDRKFDQQVFITGFFFNVSLAAFLAFIGVQLGIDLYLAAIFAFGVRLFQNLAIIRRLLLNKYDEYKQQKKHAKEKE; encoded by the coding sequence ATGTGGCTACCGGCACTGTTTTTAATAATTGGCTTAATATTGGGCTTTATGACGAATGTGTCCATACCTCAAGCATATTCAAATTATTTATCGATCGCTGTATTGGCTGCCTTAGACACCTTATTTGGAGGAATTAGAGCGCAATTAGATCGGAAGTTTGATCAGCAAGTTTTCATTACCGGTTTTTTCTTCAATGTCTCACTGGCAGCTTTTCTTGCCTTTATAGGAGTACAGCTGGGAATCGATCTTTATCTAGCTGCTATATTTGCATTTGGTGTTCGATTGTTTCAAAATTTGGCCATCATTCGCCGGTTGTTACTCAACAAATATGATGAATATAAACAACAAAAAAAGCATGCAAAAGAAAAGGAATGA
- a CDS encoding DUF881 domain-containing protein produces MKSNPVIFAFVFLVLGFLITFSYQQTKSSAEIVQVNDHDWERDYYYRKQLIEMEESNKQLRTELYQTRQAVKEMEQDLGESTDDLKQLVETKTTLQKLTGELAVKGNGIMVTLKDASYIPSEDHANQYIVHDRHIHQTVNELFSAGAKAVSINGQRIYRNSYITCIGPVISVDGNAYPAPFVISAIGDQDILDVSLNLKNGVIDQLVQDNIEVTIEKKSDIEMQAKDI; encoded by the coding sequence ATGAAGAGTAATCCAGTAATATTTGCATTCGTTTTTTTAGTATTAGGATTTCTGATTACATTTAGTTATCAGCAAACCAAGTCATCCGCAGAGATTGTTCAAGTGAATGATCATGATTGGGAAAGAGATTATTACTATCGCAAGCAATTAATAGAAATGGAAGAATCGAATAAACAACTTCGGACAGAACTCTATCAAACAAGGCAGGCAGTGAAGGAAATGGAACAGGATTTAGGGGAAAGCACGGATGATTTAAAACAGTTGGTTGAAACGAAAACCACCCTGCAAAAATTAACTGGTGAGCTGGCTGTGAAAGGGAATGGTATTATGGTGACATTAAAGGACGCCAGCTATATTCCTAGTGAGGATCACGCGAATCAATATATTGTCCATGACAGACACATTCACCAAACCGTAAACGAACTGTTTAGTGCTGGTGCAAAAGCTGTTTCCATAAATGGTCAGCGGATATACCGCAACAGTTATATCACGTGTATTGGCCCGGTGATTTCTGTTGATGGTAATGCTTATCCCGCACCATTCGTTATTTCAGCTATAGGTGATCAAGACATTTTAGATGTTAGTCTAAACTTAAAAAACGGAGTAATAGATCAACTGGTCCAAGATAATATCGAAGTAACGATTGAGAAAAAATCTGATATTGAAATGCAAGCGAAGGATATATGA
- a CDS encoding YlmC/YmxH family sporulation protein — protein MITLSSLQLKDIVYIEDGTKLGNLTDIEINIDLGSISNLVVATKTKMFGVFGESREVIIPWEHVMKIGHDVILVKKNGSFSAITTSPKDDDSSAYSQ, from the coding sequence ATGATCACATTATCGTCACTACAATTAAAAGATATTGTCTATATTGAAGATGGTACTAAGCTTGGCAATTTGACAGATATTGAAATTAATATCGATTTAGGCAGCATTTCAAATCTGGTCGTAGCCACTAAAACAAAAATGTTCGGTGTTTTTGGAGAGTCAAGAGAAGTCATTATCCCTTGGGAGCATGTTATGAAAATTGGTCATGACGTGATCCTGGTTAAAAAGAATGGCAGCTTTTCTGCAATAACGACTTCGCCAAAAGATGACGATTCTTCCGCATATTCGCAATAA